The Pseudopipra pipra isolate bDixPip1 chromosome 6, bDixPip1.hap1, whole genome shotgun sequence genome includes a region encoding these proteins:
- the SAV1 gene encoding protein salvador homolog 1 produces MLSRKKTRTELSKPGEVQGKYVKKETSPLLRNLMPSFIRHGPTIPRRTDICPPDSTPSAYAPGGDGIVSRNQSFLRTPVQRPPHEIMRRESNRLSAPSYLARSLADVPREYGSSSQSFLTEASPGLENGDPGARCYYYDHFYEAQRRRQVSDRAHEDYRYYEHNSELFQRMSQNHGRHTSGIGRVAATSLGNLTNHSSEDLPLPPGWSVDWTIRGRKYYIDHNTNTTHWSHPLEREGLPPGWERVESAEFGVYYVDHINKRAQYKHPCAPSVPRYDQPPPVSYQPQPAERSQPLLVPANPYHTAEIPDWLQVYARAPVKYDHILKWELFQLADLDTYQGMLKLLFMKELERIVKLYEAFRQALLTELEHRQQRQQWYAQHGKNY; encoded by the exons ATGCTGTCGCGGAAGAAGACGCGGACGGAGCTCTCCAAGCcgggcgaggtgcaggggaagTACGTGAAGAAGGAGACGAGCCCGCTCCTGAGGA ACCTGATGCCTTCCTTTATCCGTCACGGTCCGACCATTCCAAGACGAACTGACATCTGCCCTCCCGACTCCACGCCCTCTGCCTACGCCCCTGGAGGAGATGGAATTGTTTCCAGGAACCAGAGTTTCCTCCGAACCCCAGTGCAGAGGCCGCCCCACGAAATCATGAGGCGGGAGAGCAACAGACTGTCTGCACCCTCCTATCTGGCCAGGAGTCTGGCTGATGTCCCGAGGGAATACGGCTCTTCCTCCCAGTCCTTCCTGACAGAAGCCAGTCCCGGGCTGGAAAACGGCGACCCCGGAGCCCGGTGTTATTATTATGATCACTTCTACGAGGCCCAGAGGAGGCGGCAGGTGAGCGACCGAGCCCACGAGGACTACAGGTATTACGAGCACAACAGTGAGCTTTTCCAGAGGATGTCCCAGAATCATGGGAGGCACACCTCAG GCATCGGGAGAGTTGCTGCTACATCTCTAGGAAACTTAACAAATCATAGTTCTGAAGATTTACCTCTTCCTCCTGGCTGGTCAGTGGACTGGACTATCAGAGGAAGGAAATACTACATAGATCACAACACCAACACCACTCACTGGAGCCACCCTTTGGAGCGGGAGGGGCTCCCGCCGGGCTGGGAGCGCGTGGAGTCCGCGGAGTTCGGGGTCTACTACGTGGATCACATCAACAAAAGAGCCCAGTACAaacatccctgtgctcccag CGTTCCCCGTTACGACCAGCCGCCCCCCGTGTCCTACCAGCCGCAGCCGGCGGAGCGGAGCCAACCCCTGCTGGTCCCTGCCAACCCCTACCACACTGCTGAGATCCCAGACTGGCTCCAGGTCTACGCCAGGGCTCCTGTCAA GTATGACCACATCCTGAAGTGGGAGCTGTTCCAGCTGGCGGACCTGGACACGTACCAGGGGATGCTGAAGCTGCTGTTCATGAAGGAGCTGGAGCGGATCGTGAAGCTGTACGAGGCGTTCCGGCAGGCGCTGCTCACCGAGCTGGAGCACCGCCAGCAGCGCCAGCAGTGGTACGCCCAGCACGGCAAGAACTATTGA
- the ATL1 gene encoding atlastin-1 isoform X1, protein MARNRRDRSSWGSFADKTYEWSSEEEESVRKAGPVQVLIVKDDHSFELDEAALNRILLSEAVRDKEVVAVSVAGAFRKGKSFLMDFMLRYMYNKDAVDWVGDYNEPLTGFSWRGGSERETTGIQIWSEVFLVDKPDGTKVAVLLMDTQGTFDSQSTLRDSATVFALSTMISSIQVYNLSQNVQEDDLQHLQLFTEYGRLAMEETFQKPFQSLIFLVRDWSFPYEFSYGSDGGARFLEKRLKVSGNQHEELQNVRKHIHSCFTKISCFLLPHPGLKVATNPNFDGKLKEIDDEFIKNLKILIPWLLSPESLDVKEINGNHITCRGLVEYFKAYIKIYQGEELPHPKSMLQATAEANNLAAVATAKDTYSKKMEEVCGGDKPFLAPSDLQSKHAELREEAVRLFRGVKKMGGEEFSRRYLQQLEGEIDELYIQYIKHNDSKNIFHAARTPATLFVVIFITYVIAGVTGFVGLDIIASLCNMIMGLTLITLCTWAYIRYSGEYRELGAVIDQVAAALWDQGSTNEALYKLYSAAATHRHLYHHAFPAPRAEPDGPDRKKV, encoded by the exons GTAGTTTTGCAGACAAGACCTACGAGTGGAGCTCCGAGGAGGAGGAATCCGTGAGGAAGGCAGGACCAGTGCAGGTCCTCATTGTCAAGGATGACCATTCCTTTGAGCTGGATGAGGCCGCCCTGAACCGCATCCTGCTCTCCGAGGCTGTCAGGGACAAAGAGGTCGTGGCCGTGTCCGTCGCCGGAGCCTTCAGGAAAGGCAAATCATTCCTGATGGACTTCATGCTGCGGTACATGTACAAcaag GATGCTGTGGACTGGGTTGGGGATTACAACGAGCCCCTGACTGGTTTCTCCTGGAGAGGAGGATCTGAGCGGGAGACCACTGGCATTCAGATATGGAGTGAGGTTTTCCTGGTGGACAAGCCCGACGGGACAAAG GTCGCGGTGCTGCTGATGGACACGCAGGGGACCTTTGACAGCCAGTCCACCCTGAGGGACTCAGCCACTGTGTTTGCCCTCAGCACAATGATCAGCTCCATCCAG gTTTATAACTTGTCCCAAAATGTGCAGGAGGATGATCTGCAGCACTTGCAG ctTTTCACCGAGTATGGCCGGCTGGCCATGGAGGAGACATTCCAGAAGCCTTTCCAG tcccttatATTCCTGGTTCGTGACTGGAGCTTCCCATATGAATTTTCCTATGGATCTGATGGTGGGGCAAGATTTTTGGAGAAGCGGCTGAAG GTGTCAGGAAATCAGCACGAGGAGCTGCAGAACGTCAGGAAGCACATCCATTCCTGCTTCACCAAAATCTCCTGCTTCCTCTTACCTCACCCGGGCCTCAAAGTCGCCACCAACCCGAATTTTGATGGGAAACTGAAAG aaatagACGATGAGTTCATCAAGAACTTGAAGATTTTGATTCCTTGGCTTCTTAGTCCCGAGAGCCTGGATGTTAAGGAGATCAATGGAAACCATATCACCTGTCGAGGCCTTGTGGAGTATTTTAAG GCATACATAAAGATCTACCAAGGGGAAGAGTTGCCACACCCCAAGTCGATGCTGCAG GCCACAGCAGAAGCCAACAATTTAGCAGCAGTTGCCACTGCCAAAGACACCTACAGCAAGAAGATGGAAGAG GTGTGCGGGGGGGACAAGCCCTTCCTGGCGCCCAGCGACCTGCAGAGCAAACACGCGGAGCTGCGGGAGGAGGCGGTGCGGCTGTTCCGGGGCGTGAAGAAGATGGGAGGGGAGGAGTTCAGCCGGAGgtacctgcagcagctggagggggaGATCGACGAGCTCTACATCCAGTACATCAAGCACAACGACAGCAAGAACATCTTCCACGCCGCCCGCACCCCGGCCACGCTCTTCGTCGTCATCTTCATCACCTACGTCATCGCCGGCGTCACCGGCTTCGTGGGCCTGGACATCATTGCCAGTCTGTGCAACATGATCATGGGCTTGACACTTATCACACTCTGTACCTGGGCTTATATCAGATACTCTGGGGAGTACAGAGAACTGGGAGCAGTAATAGACCAAGTGGCCGCAGCCTTGTGGGACCAG GGAAGCACGAATGAG GCCTTGTACAAACTGTACAGCGCGGCCGCGACCCACAGGCACCTGTACCACCACGCCTtccccgccccgcgcgccgAGCCCGACGGCCCCGACAGGAAGAAGGTGTGA
- the ATL1 gene encoding atlastin-1 isoform X2 yields MARNRRDRSSWGSFADKTYEWSSEEEESVRKAGPVQVLIVKDDHSFELDEAALNRILLSEAVRDKEVVAVSVAGAFRKGKSFLMDFMLRYMYNKDAVDWVGDYNEPLTGFSWRGGSERETTGIQIWSEVFLVDKPDGTKVAVLLMDTQGTFDSQSTLRDSATVFALSTMISSIQVYNLSQNVQEDDLQHLQLFTEYGRLAMEETFQKPFQSLIFLVRDWSFPYEFSYGSDGGARFLEKRLKVSGNQHEELQNVRKHIHSCFTKISCFLLPHPGLKVATNPNFDGKLKEIDDEFIKNLKILIPWLLSPESLDVKEINGNHITCRGLVEYFKAYIKIYQGEELPHPKSMLQATAEANNLAAVATAKDTYSKKMEEVCGGDKPFLAPSDLQSKHAELREEAVRLFRGVKKMGGEEFSRRYLQQLEGEIDELYIQYIKHNDSKNIFHAARTPATLFVVIFITYVIAGVTGFVGLDIIASLCNMIMGLTLITLCTWAYIRYSGEYRELGAVIDQVAAALWDQALYKLYSAAATHRHLYHHAFPAPRAEPDGPDRKKV; encoded by the exons GTAGTTTTGCAGACAAGACCTACGAGTGGAGCTCCGAGGAGGAGGAATCCGTGAGGAAGGCAGGACCAGTGCAGGTCCTCATTGTCAAGGATGACCATTCCTTTGAGCTGGATGAGGCCGCCCTGAACCGCATCCTGCTCTCCGAGGCTGTCAGGGACAAAGAGGTCGTGGCCGTGTCCGTCGCCGGAGCCTTCAGGAAAGGCAAATCATTCCTGATGGACTTCATGCTGCGGTACATGTACAAcaag GATGCTGTGGACTGGGTTGGGGATTACAACGAGCCCCTGACTGGTTTCTCCTGGAGAGGAGGATCTGAGCGGGAGACCACTGGCATTCAGATATGGAGTGAGGTTTTCCTGGTGGACAAGCCCGACGGGACAAAG GTCGCGGTGCTGCTGATGGACACGCAGGGGACCTTTGACAGCCAGTCCACCCTGAGGGACTCAGCCACTGTGTTTGCCCTCAGCACAATGATCAGCTCCATCCAG gTTTATAACTTGTCCCAAAATGTGCAGGAGGATGATCTGCAGCACTTGCAG ctTTTCACCGAGTATGGCCGGCTGGCCATGGAGGAGACATTCCAGAAGCCTTTCCAG tcccttatATTCCTGGTTCGTGACTGGAGCTTCCCATATGAATTTTCCTATGGATCTGATGGTGGGGCAAGATTTTTGGAGAAGCGGCTGAAG GTGTCAGGAAATCAGCACGAGGAGCTGCAGAACGTCAGGAAGCACATCCATTCCTGCTTCACCAAAATCTCCTGCTTCCTCTTACCTCACCCGGGCCTCAAAGTCGCCACCAACCCGAATTTTGATGGGAAACTGAAAG aaatagACGATGAGTTCATCAAGAACTTGAAGATTTTGATTCCTTGGCTTCTTAGTCCCGAGAGCCTGGATGTTAAGGAGATCAATGGAAACCATATCACCTGTCGAGGCCTTGTGGAGTATTTTAAG GCATACATAAAGATCTACCAAGGGGAAGAGTTGCCACACCCCAAGTCGATGCTGCAG GCCACAGCAGAAGCCAACAATTTAGCAGCAGTTGCCACTGCCAAAGACACCTACAGCAAGAAGATGGAAGAG GTGTGCGGGGGGGACAAGCCCTTCCTGGCGCCCAGCGACCTGCAGAGCAAACACGCGGAGCTGCGGGAGGAGGCGGTGCGGCTGTTCCGGGGCGTGAAGAAGATGGGAGGGGAGGAGTTCAGCCGGAGgtacctgcagcagctggagggggaGATCGACGAGCTCTACATCCAGTACATCAAGCACAACGACAGCAAGAACATCTTCCACGCCGCCCGCACCCCGGCCACGCTCTTCGTCGTCATCTTCATCACCTACGTCATCGCCGGCGTCACCGGCTTCGTGGGCCTGGACATCATTGCCAGTCTGTGCAACATGATCATGGGCTTGACACTTATCACACTCTGTACCTGGGCTTATATCAGATACTCTGGGGAGTACAGAGAACTGGGAGCAGTAATAGACCAAGTGGCCGCAGCCTTGTGGGACCAG GCCTTGTACAAACTGTACAGCGCGGCCGCGACCCACAGGCACCTGTACCACCACGCCTtccccgccccgcgcgccgAGCCCGACGGCCCCGACAGGAAGAAGGTGTGA